A single genomic interval of Calditrichota bacterium harbors:
- a CDS encoding Glu/Leu/Phe/Val dehydrogenase, with protein sequence MADKSFNAFEMAQTQFDKVADLIGLDEGTRELLRDPLREYHFSIPVKMDNGKTKVFKGFRVQHNNALGPSKGGIRFHPQETIDTVRALSMWMTWKTAVVDLPLGGGKGGVICDPHNLTPGEQEQICRGWVRQIAKNVGPLSDVPAPDVMTNGQHMLWMLDEFETIHGSKFPGFITGKPVGMGGSLGRTEATGYGVIYTVREALKKLGIDVKNTTAAVQGFGNVAQYAIQLYEELGGKVICVSCWDQTDQTSYTFKKAEGIDYNTLINITDRFGGIDKAKAKEAGYEILDGNAWIEQEVDILIPSAIENQITAETVTKVKSSVKLVAEGANGPTTPEADAILEEKGVFVIPDFLANAGGVTCSYFEQVQSNMNFFWPREEVLERLDQKMTDAFLAVYELAEKKKLFMRDAAYVISISRVAQACKDRGWV encoded by the coding sequence ATGGCAGACAAATCATTCAACGCTTTCGAAATGGCTCAAACTCAGTTTGACAAGGTAGCAGATTTAATTGGCTTAGATGAAGGAACAAGAGAATTATTACGCGATCCTTTACGCGAATATCATTTTAGTATCCCAGTAAAAATGGATAACGGAAAAACAAAAGTATTTAAAGGCTTCAGAGTTCAGCACAATAACGCATTAGGACCATCCAAAGGCGGGATTCGTTTTCACCCTCAGGAGACTATTGACACAGTTCGTGCCCTTTCCATGTGGATGACCTGGAAAACAGCGGTTGTGGATTTGCCATTAGGCGGCGGTAAAGGTGGGGTTATTTGTGATCCTCATAATTTAACACCCGGGGAACAAGAACAAATATGCCGCGGCTGGGTTCGCCAGATTGCCAAAAATGTTGGCCCGCTCTCCGATGTGCCTGCACCGGATGTTATGACAAACGGCCAGCATATGTTATGGATGCTTGATGAATTTGAAACCATTCATGGTTCAAAATTTCCTGGTTTCATAACTGGCAAACCTGTAGGAATGGGAGGCTCTCTAGGAAGAACAGAAGCAACCGGTTATGGCGTTATTTACACAGTGCGTGAAGCATTGAAAAAATTGGGTATTGATGTAAAAAATACAACTGCTGCAGTGCAGGGATTTGGAAATGTAGCCCAATACGCCATTCAACTTTATGAAGAACTGGGTGGAAAAGTTATTTGTGTTTCTTGCTGGGATCAAACAGATCAGACCTCTTATACATTTAAAAAAGCTGAGGGAATTGATTATAACACTTTGATAAATATTACAGATCGTTTTGGTGGAATTGATAAAGCCAAGGCGAAAGAAGCTGGTTATGAAATTTTAGATGGTAATGCCTGGATTGAGCAAGAAGTGGATATATTAATTCCTTCAGCCATTGAAAACCAGATAACCGCTGAAACTGTCACTAAAGTTAAAAGCTCTGTAAAACTTGTTGCAGAAGGCGCAAACGGTCCTACAACGCCTGAAGCAGATGCCATTCTAGAAGAAAAAGGTGTATTTGTAATACCTGACTTTTTAGCTAATGCCGGTGGCGTTACCTGCAGTTATTTTGAGCAGGTTCAGAGTAATATGAACTTTTTCTGGCCACGCGAAGAGGTACTTGAAAGATTGGATCAGAAAATGACTGACGCATTTTTAGCAGTTTATGAACTGGCAGAAAAGAAAAAACTGTTTATGCGTGATGCTGCTTATGTAATTTCAATCAGCCGTGTTGCACAGGCCTGTAAAGACAGAGGGTGGGTATAA